The proteins below come from a single Leptospira ellinghausenii genomic window:
- a CDS encoding aldose epimerase — MIQLAKKTNRVKKNQSPDELELLDLWNRLESKGLFQNLTASLSFLMPGEGKMILMVKGEGKKKQPLVGIYSLENPNTMFSGDDSLPTLPSLIRFHVDLYKIRPDVGAIVRFIPPWSSHLHSLDRPLPLVFDEQCRQLGAPVLQLPIDLNGNVLPSPILTSGANGFMLGEEIIITSVTREKAIYNCELIEKCAKAYLLAIATGGKIKQIPWFVRFIAKSRLLNDEKKAMEFYKRGERPTGFKAY; from the coding sequence ATGATCCAACTAGCTAAAAAAACAAATCGAGTGAAGAAAAATCAATCTCCCGACGAATTGGAGTTACTAGACCTATGGAACCGATTGGAATCGAAGGGTTTGTTCCAAAACCTAACAGCAAGTTTGTCCTTTTTAATGCCTGGTGAAGGAAAAATGATCCTCATGGTGAAAGGGGAAGGTAAAAAAAAACAACCTCTTGTCGGAATTTATAGTTTAGAGAATCCTAATACGATGTTTAGTGGAGATGATTCGTTACCGACTCTTCCTTCCTTAATTCGTTTCCATGTTGACCTTTATAAAATTCGCCCTGATGTTGGCGCGATTGTGAGATTCATTCCTCCTTGGAGTTCTCATTTACATTCACTCGACCGACCTCTTCCTTTGGTTTTTGACGAACAATGCCGGCAATTAGGAGCACCTGTTTTACAATTACCAATTGATCTGAATGGAAATGTATTACCTAGTCCCATACTTACTTCAGGTGCTAATGGATTCATGTTAGGTGAAGAGATCATCATCACAAGTGTCACTCGCGAAAAAGCAATTTATAATTGTGAATTGATTGAAAAATGTGCCAAAGCATACTTGTTGGCCATTGCCACTGGAGGAAAAATAAAACAAATTCCATGGTTTGTTCGATTCATTGCGAAAAGTCGTTTATTAAATGACGAAAAAAAAGCGATGGAATTTTACAAACGAGGTGAAAGGCCAACTGGTTTTAAAGCCTACTAA
- a CDS encoding SDR family NAD(P)-dependent oxidoreductase, translating into MDKSLVGKNAIVTGAALGIGKETSLLLARKGANVIVSDIKEEEGNRLVNEIQNFGGTASFVYCDVSREEDIIQLTNYLPNQNKRIDIMVNNAGIANKPTFMHKVSTEVWNQLILLDLTSVFWCQKYATKLMLADKKGGSIINVASIAGLGASPSLGPYCVAKAGVIELSTTGALEVAKAGIRINAVCPGWTETAILDVAGERGKSAMEKNIPMGRLGKPNEVANLIVFLASDESSFITGSVYKIDGGTRS; encoded by the coding sequence ATGGATAAAAGTTTAGTTGGAAAAAATGCAATCGTAACAGGCGCAGCCCTTGGAATCGGAAAAGAAACCTCTCTCCTACTTGCGAGAAAAGGTGCCAATGTGATAGTTTCAGATATCAAAGAAGAAGAAGGGAATCGTTTAGTAAACGAAATCCAGAACTTTGGTGGAACGGCTTCATTTGTTTATTGTGATGTCAGTCGTGAAGAAGACATCATCCAGTTAACCAATTATCTTCCGAACCAAAACAAACGGATTGATATCATGGTAAATAATGCTGGTATCGCCAATAAACCAACCTTCATGCATAAAGTTTCAACGGAAGTTTGGAACCAATTGATTTTACTTGACCTAACAAGTGTCTTTTGGTGCCAAAAGTATGCAACAAAATTGATGTTAGCTGATAAAAAAGGGGGTTCCATCATCAATGTGGCATCCATTGCAGGACTTGGAGCCTCACCTTCCCTTGGGCCGTATTGTGTGGCAAAAGCAGGCGTGATTGAACTCTCGACAACTGGAGCTTTAGAAGTTGCAAAGGCTGGAATTCGGATCAATGCGGTTTGCCCTGGTTGGACGGAAACTGCCATCCTTGACGTCGCAGGAGAACGGGGGAAATCGGCGATGGAAAAAAACATTCCCATGGGACGACTTGGCAAACCGAATGAAGTGGCAAACCTCATTGTTTTTTTAGCATCCGATGAATCCAGTTTTATCACAGGATCAGTGTATAAAATTGATGGTGGGACTCGGAGTTAG
- a CDS encoding PAS domain S-box protein, with translation MDLFQEFFIISPTNVYFVEGTYNPWFVLLSIFISILASWISLYLLHRFSEVANQFSRFAILFTASLSLGGAVWSMHFIGMISFELCTTVTYNKVITTLSILPSFIASFFALQTLSKKQITKFELVSVGILVGVGIGFMHYMGMSAMQMKPKLMYDPILFLVSLIVAIALSILSIFIQFRLKNSNLNIRSVYLTLVSGIVMGSAISGMHYTGMAAARFVVPIGTSVDNSTNDQVFLAFLVGFGSLFVIGSAVVTIAFISYKDLFQNLVKSESRLRAIIETAADAIVMIDTRGIVQEFNVTAERMFGWSSKEIIGKNVKILMPSPFREEHDGYLSNYLNTGEAKIIGIGRETIAVRKDGTTFPIRLAIGHTKLPQDDIFVGLISDISERIMIENALKDNEEQLKSFIQNIPGVVYRCLVDEYWSSVFLSDAIFTLSGYPASDFLEPNRIRNFSDIIHPDDREHVSNTIQNAIDTFDTFVLNYRILHKSGDIRWVLEYGGLVYDENKEVKFLDGVILDNTDRRMIEEALIESKEKAEMASITKTTFLANMSHEIRTPMNAIIGFTEVLLADPLPNPQKKHLETIRNAAKSLLRLLNDILNSAKLDRGSVELEVFDFSLLSLIDQVSSTFAMEAKKKGITFTTFYSDLLEDYYKGDNLRIRQILTNLIGNAIKFTKEGKIHLSVTPKENQVLFHIHDTGIGIAEDRLEKIFEPFTQADVSMSRRFGGTGLGTTISKQLVELMGGKIWVESKIGEGSDFYFSLPLKKGNLESLIQNKELHSLPNLKVLIADDVKQNVELIQILMETNGHKVQITHNGLEALKTFQVDSFDLVLMDIQMPEMDGLEATKHMREFESTNLRKRTPIIALSASVFEEDKEQARLAGMDGFVSKPIDVEELYEEIAKWILKRASDKEEQVTYGTTEKHIRLQDESSLEQPFLEKFDWDRGIKIYGSKTKYISVLFDYLRDQVKNIPDIQNQITTQSQITEVIHKWKGVTSNLGLKSVFQILKEWEKESHNGSEFHSLLNLVQTEFQNLLGILSQGNWETVPPSDPNEKKTLEPLDAKKAIQLIQNLILSFEKGNLNPTDWLELEKILSLPPFLPEIHTITKSIEHFDFDTTIQSLKKLEKQLGD, from the coding sequence ATGGATTTGTTTCAGGAATTTTTCATCATCTCACCCACCAATGTGTACTTTGTCGAAGGAACTTATAATCCTTGGTTTGTACTATTATCCATTTTCATTTCCATCCTTGCTTCTTGGATATCTTTATACTTATTACATCGATTCTCAGAAGTTGCGAATCAATTCTCTCGATTTGCGATATTGTTTACAGCTAGTTTATCTCTAGGTGGTGCAGTTTGGTCCATGCATTTCATTGGAATGATCTCCTTTGAACTTTGTACTACAGTAACATACAATAAGGTAATCACAACATTATCCATTCTTCCTAGTTTCATTGCTTCTTTTTTTGCTCTGCAAACCCTCAGTAAAAAACAAATAACGAAATTTGAATTGGTTTCCGTTGGAATTCTAGTTGGAGTTGGCATCGGATTTATGCATTACATGGGAATGTCTGCTATGCAGATGAAACCAAAATTGATGTACGATCCAATTCTATTTTTGGTTTCACTTATTGTTGCCATTGCCCTTTCAATTCTATCCATTTTCATCCAATTCCGATTAAAAAACTCAAACCTAAATATTAGAAGTGTTTATTTAACGTTAGTTAGCGGAATAGTGATGGGTTCTGCTATTTCTGGGATGCATTACACAGGAATGGCAGCAGCTCGTTTTGTTGTGCCAATCGGAACCAGTGTAGACAATTCCACAAATGACCAAGTATTTTTAGCCTTTTTAGTAGGTTTTGGGAGTTTATTTGTGATTGGATCTGCAGTTGTAACAATTGCATTTATCAGTTATAAGGATTTATTCCAAAATTTAGTCAAAAGTGAATCTAGGCTTAGGGCAATCATTGAAACAGCAGCGGATGCCATTGTTATGATCGATACACGTGGCATTGTTCAGGAATTTAATGTAACAGCGGAACGAATGTTTGGTTGGTCTTCGAAGGAAATCATTGGGAAAAATGTAAAAATTTTGATGCCAAGTCCCTTTCGCGAAGAACACGATGGATACTTATCCAATTATCTGAACACAGGTGAAGCAAAAATCATTGGTATCGGTCGCGAAACAATCGCAGTTCGTAAAGATGGAACTACCTTTCCAATTCGTCTAGCTATCGGGCACACCAAACTACCACAAGACGATATTTTCGTTGGACTCATCAGTGATATCTCAGAGAGGATCATGATTGAGAATGCACTAAAAGACAATGAAGAACAATTAAAATCTTTCATCCAAAACATTCCTGGTGTTGTATACCGGTGTTTAGTAGATGAATACTGGTCTTCTGTTTTTTTAAGTGATGCAATTTTTACTTTATCTGGTTATCCTGCGAGTGATTTTTTAGAACCAAATCGTATTCGAAATTTTTCGGACATCATCCATCCGGATGACAGAGAACATGTATCCAATACGATACAAAATGCAATCGATACTTTCGATACGTTTGTATTAAATTACCGAATCTTACATAAGAGTGGGGACATTCGTTGGGTTTTGGAATATGGTGGCCTTGTTTACGACGAAAACAAAGAAGTAAAGTTTTTGGATGGAGTCATACTCGATAACACTGATAGGCGAATGATTGAAGAGGCTCTTATTGAATCAAAAGAGAAAGCAGAGATGGCTTCCATTACCAAAACCACCTTTTTGGCAAATATGAGTCATGAAATAAGAACTCCTATGAATGCCATTATTGGTTTTACGGAAGTATTACTTGCTGACCCTCTACCAAATCCACAAAAAAAACATTTAGAAACGATACGAAATGCAGCAAAATCATTATTACGTTTGTTAAACGATATATTGAATTCAGCTAAACTTGATCGAGGTTCCGTAGAGTTAGAAGTTTTTGACTTCTCTTTGCTCTCTCTTATAGACCAAGTATCCTCAACATTTGCAATGGAGGCAAAGAAAAAGGGAATAACTTTTACAACATTTTACTCGGATTTATTGGAAGATTATTATAAAGGGGATAACCTTCGCATCAGGCAAATTTTAACTAATTTGATAGGCAATGCAATTAAGTTTACAAAAGAAGGGAAAATTCATCTCTCTGTCACACCAAAAGAGAATCAGGTGTTGTTTCATATCCATGACACAGGCATTGGTATAGCTGAAGACAGACTCGAAAAAATTTTTGAACCATTCACACAAGCTGATGTTTCCATGAGTCGCAGATTTGGTGGGACAGGCCTTGGCACAACCATATCAAAACAGTTGGTGGAACTCATGGGTGGGAAAATTTGGGTAGAAAGTAAAATTGGAGAGGGGAGTGATTTTTATTTTAGTTTACCTTTAAAAAAAGGCAATTTAGAATCTCTCATCCAAAACAAAGAACTTCATTCCCTTCCCAATTTAAAAGTTCTCATTGCCGATGACGTCAAACAAAATGTGGAACTCATCCAAATCTTAATGGAAACAAACGGACATAAGGTGCAAATCACTCATAATGGTTTGGAAGCATTAAAAACATTCCAGGTAGATTCTTTTGATTTGGTTCTGATGGACATCCAAATGCCTGAGATGGATGGATTAGAAGCTACTAAACATATGCGTGAGTTTGAGTCCACCAATTTGCGAAAGCGAACACCAATCATTGCACTTTCTGCAAGTGTATTTGAAGAGGACAAAGAACAAGCGAGACTCGCTGGAATGGATGGATTTGTATCCAAACCCATTGATGTTGAGGAACTATACGAAGAAATCGCCAAATGGATTTTGAAACGTGCAAGTGACAAGGAAGAACAAGTTACGTATGGAACCACAGAGAAACATATTCGTTTGCAAGACGAAAGTTCATTAGAGCAACCTTTTCTAGAAAAATTTGATTGGGATCGGGGGATTAAAATTTATGGTTCCAAAACAAAGTACATTTCCGTGTTATTCGATTATTTACGTGACCAAGTCAAAAACATTCCAGATATCCAAAATCAAATTACAACACAGAGCCAAATAACGGAAGTGATCCATAAGTGGAAAGGGGTCACTTCGAATTTGGGTTTAAAGTCAGTATTTCAAATTCTAAAAGAATGGGAAAAAGAATCTCATAACGGATCAGAGTTTCACTCATTGTTGAATTTAGTCCAAACGGAATTCCAAAACCTTCTTGGTATTTTATCCCAAGGGAATTGGGAAACAGTGCCACCATCCGATCCAAATGAGAAAAAAACTTTGGAACCCTTGGATGCCAAAAAAGCAATCCAACTCATTCAGAACCTAATCCTCTCGTTTGAAAAGGGAAATCTCAATCCAACTGATTGGTTGGAACTCGAGAAAATACTTTCGTTGCCTCCTTTTCTACCAGAGATTCATACAATCACAAAATCCATTGAACATTTTGATTTTGATACAACCATCCAAAGTTTGAAAAAACTGGAAAAACAATTAGGAGATTGA
- a CDS encoding response regulator, translating to MIQNTKAKVLIIDDEPTNLQILNEILKNDYILFFAKDAEKGWELANRESPDLILLDVMMPEVTGYELIQRLKENQNTKYIPVIFVTALTDVGDEEKGFKLGAVDYITKPVSPSIVIARVKTHLSLVDSEEVKITRLQIIQRLGMASEYKDNETGMHVIRMSHYSKTLALAIGYSEEGAEEILNAAPMHDVGKIGIPDSIIQKPGKLTEEEWQIMKRHPQIGAEIIGDHHSSLLKLAKSIALTHHEKYDGTGYPYQLKGEKIPLEGRIIAIADVFDALTTVRPYKKAWEVEDALSYLQKESGTHFDPQLVKEFLKVLPKVLEIKAEWPEDMEKMNQS from the coding sequence ATGATACAGAATACAAAAGCAAAGGTCCTTATCATTGATGATGAACCTACGAATTTACAAATTTTAAACGAAATTCTGAAAAATGATTATATCCTTTTTTTTGCCAAAGATGCGGAGAAAGGTTGGGAACTTGCAAATCGAGAAAGTCCCGATTTAATTCTTTTGGATGTGATGATGCCAGAAGTCACTGGTTATGAACTCATCCAGAGGTTAAAAGAAAACCAAAATACAAAATACATTCCTGTGATTTTTGTTACGGCTCTCACTGATGTAGGAGATGAAGAAAAAGGATTTAAGTTAGGTGCTGTCGATTATATAACAAAACCGGTAAGTCCCTCCATTGTCATAGCACGGGTCAAAACTCATTTGTCTCTTGTGGATAGTGAAGAAGTCAAAATTACAAGGTTACAAATCATCCAAAGATTGGGTATGGCTTCTGAATATAAAGACAATGAAACGGGTATGCATGTCATTCGTATGAGCCACTATTCAAAAACTTTAGCACTTGCCATCGGATATAGCGAGGAAGGTGCAGAAGAAATTTTGAATGCAGCTCCGATGCATGATGTTGGGAAAATTGGGATCCCAGATTCTATCATCCAAAAACCTGGAAAACTCACGGAAGAAGAATGGCAAATCATGAAACGCCATCCTCAAATTGGAGCAGAGATCATCGGAGACCATCATTCTAGTTTGTTAAAATTAGCAAAATCCATAGCACTCACTCATCATGAAAAATATGATGGAACCGGATACCCTTACCAATTAAAAGGGGAAAAAATCCCATTAGAAGGTAGGATCATAGCGATTGCTGATGTATTTGATGCTTTAACAACCGTAAGACCATACAAAAAAGCATGGGAAGTTGAGGATGCATTGTCTTATTTACAAAAAGAATCGGGAACCCATTTTGATCCCCAATTGGTAAAAGAGTTTTTGAAAGTGTTACCAAAAGTTTTAGAAATCAAAGCAGAATGGCCAGAAGATATGGAAAAAATGAACCAATCGTAA
- a CDS encoding RNA recognition motif domain-containing protein — protein sequence MKLSIGNLPQSLSDDALEKLLSAHGKVTHLQIKRDKLTKVSLGYGTAEMADADAEKAIANLNGKELEGKKIVVVNQEELTKAQNEAQKKKGSPAVAKPTFGRNQTSGGGNTGVQRRGGSRGS from the coding sequence ATGAAGTTATCTATCGGAAACCTCCCCCAATCACTATCGGACGATGCCCTCGAGAAACTTCTTTCCGCCCATGGAAAGGTGACACACCTACAGATCAAACGTGACAAACTCACGAAGGTCTCTCTTGGGTATGGAACCGCCGAAATGGCCGATGCAGATGCGGAAAAAGCCATCGCAAACCTCAATGGAAAGGAATTGGAAGGGAAAAAAATCGTCGTGGTCAACCAAGAAGAATTGACCAAAGCACAAAATGAAGCCCAAAAGAAAAAAGGAAGTCCTGCCGTTGCAAAACCAACCTTTGGTAGAAACCAAACATCAGGTGGTGGTAATACAGGTGTCCAACGCCGTGGTGGTTCTCGCGGGTCGTAG
- a CDS encoding flagellar hook-basal body protein — protein sequence MLRGLYTGANGMISQQVRMDVIANNLANVDKTAFKKDTTVFKTFPEMLLHRYSEDGIGKTPMGSFDTSPVVGKLGFGAEVNEVYTRFEQGAVKKTDNIFDLMVQDQPGMEKPAFFSVLTNRGERLTRSGSFVLDKNGFVVTPQGFPLLGEKGPIQVNQGNFLVKENGEIYINAKLGTAPKDGTNFSENRFEEPVLLDKLKIRTVENPRHLDKEGDSFYSDTPESGEPTAFPELLAPQVLQGYLEASNVSVVTEMVDMIEVNRAYEANSKTMQTQDSLLGRLFEVMR from the coding sequence ATGTTACGAGGATTGTATACAGGTGCAAATGGGATGATTTCCCAACAAGTGCGTATGGATGTGATTGCCAATAATTTGGCCAATGTGGATAAAACTGCATTCAAAAAAGATACCACTGTCTTCAAAACCTTTCCTGAAATGTTATTACATCGTTATTCTGAAGATGGGATTGGAAAAACTCCAATGGGATCCTTTGATACCTCCCCAGTTGTCGGTAAACTTGGGTTTGGTGCGGAAGTGAACGAAGTGTACACTCGCTTTGAACAAGGAGCTGTGAAAAAAACTGACAATATTTTTGATCTTATGGTCCAAGACCAACCTGGAATGGAAAAACCTGCCTTTTTTTCTGTCCTCACTAATAGGGGCGAACGCCTCACTCGGAGTGGAAGTTTTGTACTCGATAAAAATGGTTTTGTTGTGACCCCACAAGGATTTCCTCTCCTCGGAGAAAAAGGTCCCATCCAAGTAAACCAAGGGAACTTCCTTGTGAAAGAAAATGGCGAAATTTATATCAATGCGAAACTCGGAACGGCACCAAAAGACGGAACGAATTTTAGTGAAAACCGTTTCGAAGAACCAGTGTTACTTGATAAATTGAAAATCCGCACGGTGGAAAACCCGCGCCACCTCGACAAAGAAGGAGATTCTTTTTATTCCGACACTCCTGAATCGGGAGAACCCACAGCCTTTCCAGAACTTCTTGCCCCACAAGTGCTACAAGGGTATTTGGAAGCGTCGAACGTATCGGTAGTGACAGAAATGGTGGATATGATTGAAGTGAACCGTGCTTACGAAGCCAATTCTAAAACCATGCAAACCCAAGACAGTTTACTCGGCCGTTTATTTGAAGTGATGCGGTAG
- a CDS encoding SDR family NAD(P)-dependent oxidoreductase yields the protein MINSIEGQPKKTAFITGGGGAIAEEIAIQLDKAGYQLLLSDINLEKMSAIQSKLKGKPEYFVCDQTNPKEIQTLLSTIQEKYPNIDVLINNAGYTKEGPFISQSKTDIERQMWINLMSPIHLIHGILPLMLKRGKGSIVSIVSIGGIIALADSSIYSAGKFGLRGFLTALYEELRHTGIKVSGIYPAAVDTPMLLHEALNGGTALNWLNKVQSPKKVANAVLLGIKKGTLEIYVPYSDGLVSRLVAVFPWLIGKLSPLLKIIGERSKEKWLRGKGIQIPKRN from the coding sequence ATGATAAACTCGATTGAAGGACAACCGAAAAAAACAGCTTTTATCACTGGTGGAGGTGGTGCTATCGCTGAAGAAATTGCCATTCAATTGGATAAAGCTGGATACCAACTTTTACTTTCTGATATCAATTTGGAAAAGATGTCTGCCATTCAGTCAAAATTAAAGGGTAAACCAGAATATTTTGTCTGCGACCAAACCAATCCTAAAGAGATTCAAACCTTACTTTCAACGATCCAGGAGAAGTATCCAAATATTGATGTATTGATCAATAATGCAGGTTACACCAAAGAAGGGCCTTTTATCTCACAATCCAAAACCGACATCGAAAGGCAAATGTGGATCAATTTGATGAGTCCAATCCATCTCATCCATGGGATTTTGCCACTGATGTTAAAACGTGGGAAAGGATCGATTGTTTCCATCGTATCCATAGGTGGGATCATTGCTTTAGCTGACTCTTCGATCTACTCTGCTGGGAAATTTGGGCTACGAGGTTTTTTAACTGCCTTATATGAAGAACTTAGACATACAGGCATCAAGGTTTCAGGTATTTATCCTGCTGCAGTGGATACACCTATGCTCTTACATGAAGCGTTAAATGGAGGAACTGCTCTCAATTGGTTAAACAAAGTGCAATCCCCCAAAAAAGTAGCAAATGCCGTTTTATTAGGGATCAAAAAAGGAACGTTAGAAATATACGTGCCATATTCCGATGGACTTGTTTCTAGGTTGGTCGCTGTATTTCCTTGGCTTATAGGAAAACTATCCCCACTGCTCAAAATAATAGGAGAACGAAGCAAAGAAAAGTGGTTAAGAGGAAAGGGAATTCAAATTCCAAAACGAAACTGA
- a CDS encoding SpoIIE family protein phosphatase produces MSVKLQTTPGFEEMKHAYFPLVLSFCKRTLSVWIVNVLGPTDQFVMRHRILNGTLFAGLIAMLVGLGSEFFREGFEMGGLLALWAAFGSTILFYYLSRVKRYFQILIIPTFIISSLTACLQIKYSGGIVSANVMLLAPILVLNMLILGKKWDSVAIVFFVSLLFVINEIQNGFPHWFSDYSSLKARSEDFLITAVSVLLLLGLMLRTLNRSYEDAIMEVSRLKSQQDGDYYLTSLLTRPLSGIRNHSKSVSFLSYVKQKKSFHFKDREYELGGDICVTDHIVLRGRRYCVFANGDAMGKSMQGAGGVLVFGTAFRALIERTNREGILSYYFPERWLHTALNDLNNVFEGFDGSMSMSLLFGLVDEKNGYMYYINAEHPFPIRYREGKAQFLSEQATNFKLGMQKERAKIETCWIRPGDTIILGSDGRDDLDLGMDESKNRVINFDHTSILRQVEETKGEVSALGLRLQSIGELTDDLSFLSIKFQPIEHPRMNFRSKTIEKCILLVEKDQNLEALQVLEKELAIENENPLFWKVLYQLYRKLGRYSLAGQAAESFSNLHPSGLQMIWNGVIQYAKAGMIEEAIDLAERLYSRKPDVLPVLKVLIKLYQKSKRPERAKEVVSIYHKLKSSTN; encoded by the coding sequence ATGTCGGTAAAATTGCAAACTACACCAGGTTTTGAAGAGATGAAACATGCGTATTTCCCATTGGTCCTTTCTTTCTGCAAACGAACGTTGTCCGTTTGGATCGTGAATGTCCTTGGTCCTACTGACCAATTTGTGATGCGCCACCGGATTTTGAATGGCACATTGTTTGCGGGACTCATAGCCATGTTAGTTGGACTTGGATCTGAGTTTTTCCGAGAAGGATTTGAAATGGGAGGATTACTTGCTTTATGGGCAGCATTTGGTTCTACCATTTTATTTTATTATTTATCTCGGGTGAAACGTTACTTTCAAATTTTAATTATCCCTACTTTTATCATCAGTTCACTCACTGCCTGTTTACAAATCAAATACAGTGGAGGCATCGTCAGTGCCAATGTGATGTTACTTGCACCCATCCTTGTGCTGAATATGTTAATTCTCGGTAAAAAATGGGATAGTGTTGCGATCGTTTTTTTTGTTTCCCTCCTGTTTGTGATCAATGAAATCCAAAATGGATTCCCACATTGGTTTTCCGATTATTCTTCTTTGAAAGCAAGGAGTGAGGATTTCCTCATCACAGCTGTCTCTGTTTTACTATTGTTAGGACTTATGTTACGAACACTCAATCGTTCCTATGAAGATGCAATTATGGAAGTAAGTCGCTTGAAGTCACAACAAGATGGTGACTATTATCTCACTTCACTTCTCACTCGTCCGCTTTCTGGGATACGAAACCACTCAAAATCGGTGTCTTTTTTATCCTATGTCAAACAGAAGAAATCTTTCCATTTTAAGGACAGAGAGTATGAATTGGGAGGGGATATTTGTGTCACTGACCACATTGTTTTACGTGGGCGTCGTTATTGTGTGTTTGCTAATGGTGATGCCATGGGGAAATCCATGCAAGGGGCAGGTGGAGTCTTAGTTTTTGGTACAGCGTTTCGTGCTCTCATTGAACGAACGAATCGAGAAGGGATATTATCCTACTACTTCCCCGAACGTTGGTTACACACAGCACTCAATGATTTGAATAATGTTTTTGAAGGGTTTGATGGATCGATGTCAATGTCCTTACTTTTTGGTCTTGTTGATGAAAAAAATGGATATATGTACTATATTAATGCGGAACATCCTTTCCCGATACGATACCGAGAGGGAAAAGCACAGTTTCTTTCCGAACAAGCCACTAATTTTAAATTAGGGATGCAAAAAGAAAGAGCAAAGATTGAAACCTGCTGGATTCGTCCTGGAGACACCATAATTCTAGGAAGTGATGGTAGAGATGATTTGGATTTGGGGATGGATGAATCCAAAAATCGAGTTATCAATTTTGATCATACTTCGATCTTACGACAAGTGGAAGAAACGAAAGGTGAGGTAAGTGCATTGGGATTACGATTACAATCTATCGGTGAGTTAACAGATGATTTGTCTTTTCTCAGCATAAAATTCCAACCAATCGAACACCCGAGAATGAATTTTCGATCCAAAACAATCGAAAAGTGCATCCTATTGGTAGAGAAAGACCAAAATTTAGAGGCATTACAAGTTTTAGAGAAAGAGTTAGCGATTGAAAATGAGAATCCACTGTTTTGGAAAGTATTGTACCAATTGTATCGTAAACTAGGTAGGTATTCTTTGGCGGGACAAGCTGCTGAATCTTTTTCGAATCTCCACCCTTCAGGTTTACAGATGATTTGGAATGGTGTCATACAATATGCGAAAGCCGGTATGATAGAAGAAGCCATCGATTTAGCAGAGAGACTTTATAGTCGAAAACCAGATGTTTTACCAGTATTAAAAGTCCTAATCAAATTGTACCAAAAATCAAAACGTCCTGAACGTGCTAAGGAAGTTGTGTCGATTTACCATAAGTTGAAATCATCTACAAATTGA
- a CDS encoding class II aldolase/adducin family protein: MTLDQKKTKSIQKEMITACIQLADLGFLAGIGGNLAVRVDETYMVVTPSASDYYTMKPEDLCVLRIDTLQMVEGTKQPTTESGIHASFFKKRPDINVSLHTHQPLASAITLLGKDLILSEKETKERLGDRLVMVSYAPSGTSFLVRAFQSKITDKTNGYLLKNHGIVCGAKDLKSAIRSVSLIEKEASEFLRKSIQNHPNPNRLSARVIKQINTIFLSARHT, encoded by the coding sequence ATGACCCTCGACCAAAAAAAAACCAAATCCATCCAAAAAGAGATGATAACCGCCTGTATTCAGTTAGCTGATCTTGGTTTTTTAGCAGGGATCGGTGGTAATTTAGCGGTACGCGTGGATGAAACCTATATGGTGGTCACTCCTTCTGCAAGTGATTATTATACAATGAAACCTGAAGACCTTTGTGTCTTACGCATTGATACCTTACAAATGGTAGAAGGTACAAAACAACCTACAACGGAAAGTGGAATCCATGCTAGTTTTTTTAAAAAACGACCCGACATCAATGTGAGTTTACACACTCACCAACCTTTAGCAAGTGCCATTACATTACTTGGAAAAGATTTAATATTATCAGAAAAGGAAACAAAAGAACGATTGGGAGATCGATTGGTAATGGTTTCTTATGCTCCTTCTGGAACCTCTTTTTTAGTCCGTGCCTTTCAATCAAAAATTACAGACAAAACAAATGGTTACTTACTCAAAAACCATGGAATTGTTTGTGGAGCAAAGGATTTAAAATCAGCGATCCGTTCTGTTTCACTAATTGAAAAAGAAGCATCTGAATTTTTACGTAAATCAATCCAAAATCATCCAAATCCAAACCGACTTTCTGCGCGAGTCATAAAGCAAATCAATACGATCTTCTTAAGTGCAAGGCATACATAA